The Musa acuminata AAA Group cultivar baxijiao chromosome BXJ1-3, Cavendish_Baxijiao_AAA, whole genome shotgun sequence genome window below encodes:
- the LOC135585787 gene encoding protein MEI2-like 2 isoform X2, protein MELDSDSTESITVGIAKASISDGFLGNGTNQHSLHNGVGPISGEHPYGEHPSRTLFVRNINSNVEDSELLSLFEQYGAIRSLYTACKHRGFVMISYYDIRSARTAMRALQNKPLRRRKLDIHFSIPKDNPTEKDMNQGTLVIFNLDSSVSNDDLRQIFGAYGEVKEIRETPHKRHHKFIEFYDVRAAEAALRSLNMSDIAGKRIKLEPSRPGGARRNLMQQLTHELEQDESGAYWHHGGSPVTNSPPGPWAHYSANDNSPLQVLSKSPSGLASSPIGSNHLTASGSVLPSMISSAKIAPIGKDQNRVNHADHVISSSSLLHRGYQHSHSFPDHSCGMVTTAPGNLTSFGPTTTKSSGVGTLTGPQFLWGNSTSYMEKPESFTRQSGATGISFMSNGQGQGKGFLYSSYHGSFMGSSHNQHPHHVGSAPSVVPFESQYGYFPESPEISLMNKFAFGNIRSNGNDGTSVMNMTPLFTVNQGILSGSMPANNATNMRMMPAPRFGPTLFGNAPYPGLSSVGIDSLVDQYRSRQVENHWNLTYNKQQYQLDLDKIIKGEDTRTTIMIKNIPNKYTSKMLLAAIDESHKGTYDFLYLPIDFKNKCNVGYAFINMVSPSPIISFYKAFNGKKWEKFNSEKVASLAYARIQGRSALVTHFQNSSLMNEDKRCRPILFYFEGAEAGDQEHVPSSSMHGQEVLVVNSPESLQ, encoded by the exons ATGGAATTGGATTCTGATTCTACGGAGAGCATCACAGTTGGTATAGCAAAGGCAAGCATCTCTGATGGTTTTTTAGGCAACGGGACTAATCAGCACAGTCTTCACAATGGTGTTGGGCCTATTTCAGGAGAGCACCCATATGGAGAGCATCCTTCAAGAACTTTGTTTGTGCGGAATATCAACAGCAATGTTGAAGATTCTGAACTGCTGTCACTCTTTGAG CAATATGGGGCCATCCGAAGTCTTTATACTGCATGCAAACACAGGGGATTTGTGATGATATCTTACTATGATATTCGATCTGCACGAACTGCCATGCGTGCTTTACAGAACAAGCCCTTGAGACGTAGaaagcttgacatccatttttctATTCCAAAG GATAACCCAACAGAAAAAGATATGAACCAAGGAACTCTTGTGATATTTAATTtggattcttcagtttctaatgaTGATCTTAGGCAAATTTTTGGGGCATATGGGGAAGTTAAAGAG ATAAGGGAAACTCCTCACAAGCGGCACCACAAATTTATTGAGTTCTATGATGTCAGAGCAGCAGAAGCTGCCCTTCGGTCATTGAACATGAGTGACATTGCTGGCAAACGAATAAAGCTAGAACCTAGCCGCCCTGGGGGAGCTCGTAGGAA CTTAATGCAACAACTGACTCATGAATTAGAACAAGATGAAAGTGGAGCTTATTGGCATCATGGGGGTTCACCTGTTACCAATTCACCTCCAG GTCCATGGGCACACTATAGTGCAAATGATAACAGTCCACTACAAGTTCTCAGTAAGTCCCCCAGTGGGTTAGCAAGTAGCCCTATTGGGAGTAATCATTTGACTGCATCGGGTTCTGTACTTCCTTCGATGATATCATCTGCCAAGATTGCACCTATTGGCAAGGACCAAAATAGGGTCAATCATGCTGACCATGTAATCTCTAGTAGCAGTCTATTACATCGTGGGTATCAGCATTCCCACTCCTTCCCAGATCATAGTTGTGGAATGGTGACCACAGCTCCTGGAAATTTAACTTCTTTTGGTCCTACTACTACAAAGTCTTCTGGTGTTGGGACTCTGACTGGCCCACAATTTCTCTGGGGTAATTCAACTTCGTACATGGAAAAACCAGAGTCTTTCACCAGGCAGTCAGGAGCTACaggaatatctttcatgtcaaatGGACAAGGGCAAGGGAAAGGCTTTCTCTACTCAAGCTACCATGGCTCATTCATGGGATCATCTCACAATCAGCATCCCCATCATGTTGGGTCAGCTCCATCTGTTGTTCCTTTTGAGAGTCAGTATGGGTATTTTCCTGAGTCACCAGAGATTTCCCTCATGAACAAGTTTGCATTTGGAAATATTCGATCTAATGGAAATGATGGGACTTCAGTTATGAATATGACTCCTCTGTTCACAGTGAATCAAGGCATCTTATCAGGAAGCATGCCAGCTAATAATGCAACCAATATGAGGATGATGCCTGCTCCAAGATTTGGGCCTACGCTCTTTGGCAATGCTCCATATCCTGGACTAAGTTCCGTAGGCATTGATAGTCTAGTTGATCAGTACCGCAGTCGGCAAGTTGAAAACCACTGGAATCTAACATATAACAAACAGCAATATCAGCTTGATCTGGACAAAATTATTAAGGGGGAAGACACTCGGACGACGATAATGATAAAAAACATTCCAAATaa GTACACCTCAAAGATGCTTTTAGCTGCAATAGATGAATCTCACAAAGGCACTTATGACTTTCTGTACTTGCCAATTGATTTTAAG AATAAATGCAATGTGGGTTATGCATTTATAAACATGGTGTCTCCGTCACCCATAATCTCCTTTTACAAG GCTTTCAATGGAAAGAAGTGGGAGAAGTTTAACAGTGAGAAGGTTGCTTCTCTGGCATATGCACGAATCCAGGGTAGATCAGCACTAGTTACCCACTTCCAGAACTCAAGTTTGATGAATGAGGATAAGAGATGCCGacctattcttttttattttgagggAGCAGAGGCTGGTGATCAG GAACATGTTCCATCGAGCAGCATGCACGGACAAGAAGTTTTGGTGGTGAACTCACCTGAAAGTCTACAATGA
- the LOC135615949 gene encoding aspartic proteinase nepenthesin-2-like: MRMGWLFLFCCLLQAFSSSASLYNWTSSALLGSLVRGIELPAHLSFNAVTSSGEPSCDHHLDAAASSTGSLTKEDGVAPALKLHLKHRSTRDAAAAERSTKMEFLEHSTHRDILRIHTLFRRVTERKNQDGFSRLATAAAGRRPKTIQKAAVATPPELAGRIMAKVESGVTLGSGEYFIDVFVGTPPRRFSLILDTGSDLNWIQCLPCHDCFEQHGPVYDPAASSSYRNISCADPRCGLVSSPDPPRPCGTSVADGRGDACPYYYWYGDRSNTTGDLALETFTVNLTSPDGAGDGFRRVDDVIFGCGHWNRGLFHGAAGLLGLGRGPLSFSSQLGSSYGHTFSYCLVDRNSDLSVSSKLIFGDDESLLRHPDLNYTSFVAGKENPADTFYYIQIESIVVGGEALQIPRETWEPAKDGSGGTIIDSGTTLSYFTDPVYQKIRESFVKKVTKYPVVEDVPVLSPCYNVTGVAKVELPALAIRFGDGAVWNFPVENYFIRLEPDEIMCLAILPTPQSSLSILGNYQQQNFHISYDTKNSRLGFAPARCAEM; the protein is encoded by the coding sequence ATGAGGATGGGTTGGCTTTTCCTCTTCTGCTGTCTTCTCCAAGCCTTTTCCTCTTCAGCTTCTCTGTACAACTGGACTTCTTCGGCGCTGCTCGGATCTCTGGTCCGGGGGATCGAATTACCCGCACACTTGAGCTTTAACGCCGTCACCTCCTCCGGCGAGCCCAGCTGCGACCACCACCTCGATGCCGCCGCCTCCTCCACCGGATCGCTGACCAAGGAGGATGGCGTGGCACCGGCTTTAAAGCTCCACTTGAAGCACCGGTCGACGAGGGACGCGGCGGCCGCTGAGAGGTCGACGAAGATGGAGTTTTTGGAGCACTCCACCCATAGAGACATCCTCAGAATCCATACCCTCTTCAGAAGGGTCACCGAGCGCAAGAACCAAGACGGCTTCTCCCGcctcgccaccgccgccgccggtcGTCGCCCCAAGACGATCCAGAAGGCGGCTGTCGCGACGCCTCCGGAGCTCGCCGGGAGGATCATGGCCAAGGTCGAGTCCGGTGTCACCCTGGGCTCCGGTGAGTACTTCATCGACGTCTTCGTCGGCACGCCGCCGCGCCGCTTCTCCCTCATCCTCGACACCGGCAGCGACCTGAATTGGATCCAGTGCCTCCCTTGCCACGACTGCTTCGAGCAGCACGGCCCCGTCTACGaccccgccgcctcctcctcctaccGCAACATCAGCTGCGCCGACCCACGCTGCGGCCTCGTCTCGTCCCCCGACCCACCCCGGCCCTGCGGCACCAGCGTCGCCGACGGCCGCGGCGACGCGTGCCCCTACTACTACTGGTACGGGGACCGGTCCAATACGACCGGCGACCTCGCTCTCGAGACCTTCACCGTGAACCTCACCTCCCCGGATGGCGCCGGCGACGGGTTCCGCCGCGTGGACGACGTCATCTTCGGGTGCGGGCACTGGAACCGCGGACTGTTCCATGGCGCTGCCGGGCTCCTGGGCCTCGGCAGAGGGCCGCTCTCCTTCTCCTCCCAGCTCGGTTCGTCCTACGGCCACACCTTCTCCTACTGCCTCGTCGACCGGAACAGTGACCTCAGCGTCAGCAGCAAGCTCATCTTCGGCGACGACGAGAGCCTGCTCCGCCACCCCGACCTGAACTATACCTCCTTCGTCGCCGGGAAGGAGAACCCGGCCGACACCTTCTACTACATCCAGATTGAGTCGATCGTGGTGGGCGGCGAGGCGCTGCAGATACCACGGGAGACGTGGGAGCCGGCGAAGGACGGCAGCGGAGGGACCATCATCGACTCCGGCACGACGCTGAGCTACTTCACCGACCCGGTTTATCAGAAGATTAGAGAATCCTTCGTCAAGAAGGTGACCAAGTACCCGGTGGTGGAAGACGTCCCGGTGCTGAGCCCCTGTTACAACGTGACCGGGGTGGCGAAGGTGGAGCTACCGGCACTGGCGATCCGGTTCGGAGACGGGGCGGTGTGGAACTTCCCGGTGGAGAACTACTTCATCCGGCTGGAGCCGGACGAGATCATGTGCCTGGCCATCCTGCCGACGCCGCAGTCGTCCCTCTCCATTCTGGGCAATTACCAGCAGCAGAACTTCCACATCTCCTACGACACGAAGAACTCCCGGCTGGGATTTGCGCCGGCGAGGTGCGCCGAGATGTAA
- the LOC103977056 gene encoding uncharacterized protein LOC103977056, producing MMLALITGRVVRAVVVMALLLCGASEAWTGEIRGRVVCDVCGDSSVGPEDHVLLGAEVAVLCITKSGDVFNYQAFTNSKGIYKVAETMPESDRWVSCLARPLSSFHEHCTRRGDAHSGIKFSYNLPSGHSHTVKPFLYKPAAAPMYCS from the exons ATGATGTTGGCGTTGATAACGGGTAGAGTCGTTCGGGCGGTGGTGGTGATGGCGCTTCTGCTGTGCGGCGCATCGGAGGCGTGGACCGGCGAGATCCGCGGGAGGGTGGTGTGCGATGTGTGCGGGGATTCCTCCGTCGGACCCGAAGATCACGTCCTGCTAG GCGCCGAAGTGGCTGTTCTGTGCATAACAAAGTCGGGCGACGTTTTCAATTATCAGGCCTTCACAAACTCCAAAGGCATCTATAAGGTGGCAGAGACGATGCCCGAGAGCGATCGCTGGGTGTCATGCTTGGCAAGGCCATTAAGTAGCTTCCATGAACATTGCACGCGAAGGGGAGACGCTCACTCCGGAATCAAGTTTTCATATAACCTGCCATCAGGACACTCACACACTGTCAAACCATTCCTTTATAAGCCTGCTGCAGCCCCGATGTATTGCAGCTGA
- the LOC103977054 gene encoding OPA3-like protein, whose translation MILPVVKLGTLVLKTVCKPIASRLKKEAGLHPKFRRLIVNVAQANHRITTNIQRRIYGHSTNVEIRPLDEEKAVQAASDLIGEFFVFSVAGVALIFEVQRSARSEARKEEIRRQEIEAMKQKEEDLMRDLEQLKQKLNEIEHLAKGRGLSGIISFRHDHAPESSKSGNPA comes from the exons ATGATCCTGCCGGTGGTGAAACTCGGGACGTTGGTTCTGAAGACGGTCTGCAAGCCCATCGCCAGCAGGCTCAAGAAGGAGGCTGGCCTCCATCCCAAGTTCCGCCGACTGATCGTTAACGTCGCTCAG GCCAACCACCGAATCACAACGAACATACAAAGAAGAATTTATGGTCATTCAACCAATGTTGAGATCCGACCCTTGGATGAGGAGAAAGCTGTTCAAGCTGCTTCAGACCTTATTGGAGAGTTCTTTGTCTTTTCA GTTGCTGGAGTTGCTTTGATATTTGAGGTGCAAAGAAGTGCAAGATCGGAAGCTAGAAAGGAGGAAATCCGTAGGCAGGAAATTGAG GCTATGAAACAGAAAGAGGAGGATCTGATGAGAGACTTGGAACAACTCAAGCAGAAGCTTAATGAGATAGAACACCTTGCCAAGGGACGAGGCCTTTCAGGCATCATCAGCTTTAGGCATGACCATGCACCTGAAAGCAGCAAATCGGGAAACCCTGCTTGA
- the LOC135585787 gene encoding protein MEI2-like 2 isoform X1, with protein sequence MEQTSENPVPIRSSNIQLLKNLKKANDAWEIHSNVLYGSSDASLFSSSLPGLRRDKLNFANALGGVQSTVDASFNSKKPSKDVEGKVSVDDLNLQGTGLLLPDDEEALLSGIMNDFDLSGLPSQVDELEEYDLFGSLGGMELDSDSTESITVGIAKASISDGFLGNGTNQHSLHNGVGPISGEHPYGEHPSRTLFVRNINSNVEDSELLSLFEQYGAIRSLYTACKHRGFVMISYYDIRSARTAMRALQNKPLRRRKLDIHFSIPKDNPTEKDMNQGTLVIFNLDSSVSNDDLRQIFGAYGEVKEIRETPHKRHHKFIEFYDVRAAEAALRSLNMSDIAGKRIKLEPSRPGGARRNLMQQLTHELEQDESGAYWHHGGSPVTNSPPGPWAHYSANDNSPLQVLSKSPSGLASSPIGSNHLTASGSVLPSMISSAKIAPIGKDQNRVNHADHVISSSSLLHRGYQHSHSFPDHSCGMVTTAPGNLTSFGPTTTKSSGVGTLTGPQFLWGNSTSYMEKPESFTRQSGATGISFMSNGQGQGKGFLYSSYHGSFMGSSHNQHPHHVGSAPSVVPFESQYGYFPESPEISLMNKFAFGNIRSNGNDGTSVMNMTPLFTVNQGILSGSMPANNATNMRMMPAPRFGPTLFGNAPYPGLSSVGIDSLVDQYRSRQVENHWNLTYNKQQYQLDLDKIIKGEDTRTTIMIKNIPNKYTSKMLLAAIDESHKGTYDFLYLPIDFKNKCNVGYAFINMVSPSPIISFYKAFNGKKWEKFNSEKVASLAYARIQGRSALVTHFQNSSLMNEDKRCRPILFYFEGAEAGDQEHVPSSSMHGQEVLVVNSPESLQ encoded by the exons ATGGAGCAAACTTCGGAGAATCCAGTTCCAATAC GTTCTTCAAATATCCAATTACTGAAAAACCTAAAGAAGGCCAATGATGCTTGGGAAATTCATTCCAACGTGCTTTATGGATCAAGTGATGCTAGCCTCTTTTCTAGCTCATTGCCGGGTCTTCGACGTGATAAAT TGAACTTTGCAAATGCATTGGGTGGTGTTCAATCCACAGTTGATGCATCTTTTAACTCGAAGAAGCCAAGCAAAGATGTAGAAGGTAAGGTCTCTGTGGATGATCTCAACCTTCAAGGAACTGGGCTTTTGTTACCTGATGATGAAGAAGCACTTTTGTCTGGCATAATGAATGATTTTGACCTCAGTGGATTGCCTAGTCAAGTTGATGAGTTGGAAGAGTATGACCTTTTTGGCAGTTTAGGGGGTATGGAATTGGATTCTGATTCTACGGAGAGCATCACAGTTGGTATAGCAAAGGCAAGCATCTCTGATGGTTTTTTAGGCAACGGGACTAATCAGCACAGTCTTCACAATGGTGTTGGGCCTATTTCAGGAGAGCACCCATATGGAGAGCATCCTTCAAGAACTTTGTTTGTGCGGAATATCAACAGCAATGTTGAAGATTCTGAACTGCTGTCACTCTTTGAG CAATATGGGGCCATCCGAAGTCTTTATACTGCATGCAAACACAGGGGATTTGTGATGATATCTTACTATGATATTCGATCTGCACGAACTGCCATGCGTGCTTTACAGAACAAGCCCTTGAGACGTAGaaagcttgacatccatttttctATTCCAAAG GATAACCCAACAGAAAAAGATATGAACCAAGGAACTCTTGTGATATTTAATTtggattcttcagtttctaatgaTGATCTTAGGCAAATTTTTGGGGCATATGGGGAAGTTAAAGAG ATAAGGGAAACTCCTCACAAGCGGCACCACAAATTTATTGAGTTCTATGATGTCAGAGCAGCAGAAGCTGCCCTTCGGTCATTGAACATGAGTGACATTGCTGGCAAACGAATAAAGCTAGAACCTAGCCGCCCTGGGGGAGCTCGTAGGAA CTTAATGCAACAACTGACTCATGAATTAGAACAAGATGAAAGTGGAGCTTATTGGCATCATGGGGGTTCACCTGTTACCAATTCACCTCCAG GTCCATGGGCACACTATAGTGCAAATGATAACAGTCCACTACAAGTTCTCAGTAAGTCCCCCAGTGGGTTAGCAAGTAGCCCTATTGGGAGTAATCATTTGACTGCATCGGGTTCTGTACTTCCTTCGATGATATCATCTGCCAAGATTGCACCTATTGGCAAGGACCAAAATAGGGTCAATCATGCTGACCATGTAATCTCTAGTAGCAGTCTATTACATCGTGGGTATCAGCATTCCCACTCCTTCCCAGATCATAGTTGTGGAATGGTGACCACAGCTCCTGGAAATTTAACTTCTTTTGGTCCTACTACTACAAAGTCTTCTGGTGTTGGGACTCTGACTGGCCCACAATTTCTCTGGGGTAATTCAACTTCGTACATGGAAAAACCAGAGTCTTTCACCAGGCAGTCAGGAGCTACaggaatatctttcatgtcaaatGGACAAGGGCAAGGGAAAGGCTTTCTCTACTCAAGCTACCATGGCTCATTCATGGGATCATCTCACAATCAGCATCCCCATCATGTTGGGTCAGCTCCATCTGTTGTTCCTTTTGAGAGTCAGTATGGGTATTTTCCTGAGTCACCAGAGATTTCCCTCATGAACAAGTTTGCATTTGGAAATATTCGATCTAATGGAAATGATGGGACTTCAGTTATGAATATGACTCCTCTGTTCACAGTGAATCAAGGCATCTTATCAGGAAGCATGCCAGCTAATAATGCAACCAATATGAGGATGATGCCTGCTCCAAGATTTGGGCCTACGCTCTTTGGCAATGCTCCATATCCTGGACTAAGTTCCGTAGGCATTGATAGTCTAGTTGATCAGTACCGCAGTCGGCAAGTTGAAAACCACTGGAATCTAACATATAACAAACAGCAATATCAGCTTGATCTGGACAAAATTATTAAGGGGGAAGACACTCGGACGACGATAATGATAAAAAACATTCCAAATaa GTACACCTCAAAGATGCTTTTAGCTGCAATAGATGAATCTCACAAAGGCACTTATGACTTTCTGTACTTGCCAATTGATTTTAAG AATAAATGCAATGTGGGTTATGCATTTATAAACATGGTGTCTCCGTCACCCATAATCTCCTTTTACAAG GCTTTCAATGGAAAGAAGTGGGAGAAGTTTAACAGTGAGAAGGTTGCTTCTCTGGCATATGCACGAATCCAGGGTAGATCAGCACTAGTTACCCACTTCCAGAACTCAAGTTTGATGAATGAGGATAAGAGATGCCGacctattcttttttattttgagggAGCAGAGGCTGGTGATCAG GAACATGTTCCATCGAGCAGCATGCACGGACAAGAAGTTTTGGTGGTGAACTCACCTGAAAGTCTACAATGA
- the LOC135615936 gene encoding mitogen-activated protein kinase 10-like isoform X1, with protein MDFFPDYGDFNRYIVQEVIGKGSYGLVCSAIDTHNGEKVAIKKIHDVFEHISDAARILREIKLVRLLRHPDIVDIKHIMLPPSRKDFRDIYVVFELMESDLHQVIKVNDDLTWEHYKFFLYQLLRALKYIHTANVYHRDLKPKNILANANCKLKICDFGLARVAFNDTPTTLFWTDYVATRWYRAPELCGSFYSKYTPAIDIWSIGCIFAELLTGKPLFPGKNVVHQLDLMTDLLGTPSFDTISRVRNEKARRYLSSMRKKQPVPFSQKFLNADPLALKLLERLLAFDPKDRPSAEEALADPYFNGLAKLEREPSCQPIPKMEFEFERRKVSKEDIRELIFQEILEYHPQLLKEYINETEGVNFHYPSAVDQIREQFAHLEENGGKTKPVFPFDRKHVSLPRSTVVCSTAIPPKEFWASSKRRQFIDDTSEKPGETGSLPVNLASTSQLPQGIPFAKHGRVVGPKAPRRLARNHGLPPQPVPSNVSTEPPTIQHGQKGGIQQWQRGS; from the exons ATGGACTTCTTTCCGGACTATGGGGATTTCAACAGGTACATAGTTCAGGAGGTCataggtaaagggagttatggacTTGTGTGTTCTGCCATTGATACACATAATGGTGAAAAAGTTGCCATCAAGAAGATCCATGATGTCTTTGAGCACATTTCTGATGCTGCTAGGATTCTTCGTGAGATTAAGCTTGTTAGGCTTCTAAGACATCCTGACATTGTGGACATCAAACACATCATGTTGCCTCCATCAAGAAAGGACTTCAGAGACATTTATGTCGTCTTTGAGCTGATGGAGTCAGATCTTCACCAAGTCATAAAGGTCAATGATGACTTAACGTGGGAGCACTACAAATTTTTTCTTTATCAACTGCTTCGTGCACTCAAATATATCCACACTG CTAATGTTTATCACCGAGATCTTAAACCAAAGAACATACTGGCAAATGCAAACTGCAAACTCAAAATATGTGATTTTGGTTTAGCAAGAGTTGCATTCAATGACACACCAACGACTTTATTCTGGACG GATTATGTTGCAACCAGATGGTACAGAGCTCCTGAGCTATGTGGATCATTTTACTCCAAG TATACCCCAGCTATTGATATATGGAGCATCGGATGCATATTTGCTGAGCTCCTGACTGGAAAACCACTTTTCCCTGGTAAAAATGTGGTTCACCAGCTGGATTTGATGACTGATCTTCTAGGGACGCCTTCTTTTGATACCATTTCTCGG GTGCGTAATGAGAAGGCAAGGAGATATTTAAGCAGTATGAGAAAAAAACAACCAGTGCCCTTTTCACAAAAGTTTCTAAATGCTGACCCTTTAGCTCTTAAATTGTTAGAAAGGCTTTTGGCATTCGACCCAAAGGATAGGCCATCAGCTGAGGAG GCATTAGCTGACCCTTATTTTAATGGCCTGGCTAAATTGGAAAGAGAACCCTCATGTCAGCCAATCCCAAAGATGGAGTTTGAGTTTGAGCGGCGCAAAGTGTCAAAGGAGGACATTAGGGAACTTATCTTTCAAGAAATATTGGAATATCATCCGCAGCTTCTCAAAGAGTATATCAATGAAACTGAAGGAGTAAACTTCCATTATCCAAG TGCTGTTGATCAAATAAGGGAGCAATTTGCCCACCTTGAGGAAAATGGTGGTAAAACCAAACCAGTATTTCCATTTGATAGGAAGCATGTTTCTCTCCCACG ATCGACCGTGGTGTGTTCTACTGCCATTCCTCCAAAGGAGTTTTGGGCATCATCCAAGAGAAGGCAATTCATAGATGATACATCCGAAAAGCCTGGAGAAACTGGATCTTTGCCTGTCAATTTAGCAAGCACCTCACAGTTGCCTCAGGGAATTCCATTTG CTAAACATGGGAGAGTGGTGGGTCCTAAGGCGCCAAGGAGGCTGGCAAGAAATCATGGCCTTCCACCACAGCCTGTCCCTTCTAATGTTTCCACAGAGCCTCCGACAATCCAGCATGGTCAGAAAGGAGGAATTCAGCAGTGGCAGAGAGGGTCCTGA
- the LOC135615936 gene encoding mitogen-activated protein kinase 10-like isoform X2 gives MRDLAALFLNSPLIWVRGRKEEKGKEDPRVIKGLGTPEVAVKTAREANVYHRDLKPKNILANANCKLKICDFGLARVAFNDTPTTLFWTDYVATRWYRAPELCGSFYSKYTPAIDIWSIGCIFAELLTGKPLFPGKNVVHQLDLMTDLLGTPSFDTISRVRNEKARRYLSSMRKKQPVPFSQKFLNADPLALKLLERLLAFDPKDRPSAEEALADPYFNGLAKLEREPSCQPIPKMEFEFERRKVSKEDIRELIFQEILEYHPQLLKEYINETEGVNFHYPSAVDQIREQFAHLEENGGKTKPVFPFDRKHVSLPRSTVVCSTAIPPKEFWASSKRRQFIDDTSEKPGETGSLPVNLASTSQLPQGIPFAKHGRVVGPKAPRRLARNHGLPPQPVPSNVSTEPPTIQHGQKGGIQQWQRGS, from the exons ATGAGGGATTTGGCCGCTTTGTTTCTGAACTCGCCTTTAATCTGGGTGCGGGGTcggaaggaggagaagggaaaagaAGATCCGAGAGTAATAAAAGGACTTGGGACACCAGAAGTTGCAGTGAAAACAGCACGGGAAG CTAATGTTTATCACCGAGATCTTAAACCAAAGAACATACTGGCAAATGCAAACTGCAAACTCAAAATATGTGATTTTGGTTTAGCAAGAGTTGCATTCAATGACACACCAACGACTTTATTCTGGACG GATTATGTTGCAACCAGATGGTACAGAGCTCCTGAGCTATGTGGATCATTTTACTCCAAG TATACCCCAGCTATTGATATATGGAGCATCGGATGCATATTTGCTGAGCTCCTGACTGGAAAACCACTTTTCCCTGGTAAAAATGTGGTTCACCAGCTGGATTTGATGACTGATCTTCTAGGGACGCCTTCTTTTGATACCATTTCTCGG GTGCGTAATGAGAAGGCAAGGAGATATTTAAGCAGTATGAGAAAAAAACAACCAGTGCCCTTTTCACAAAAGTTTCTAAATGCTGACCCTTTAGCTCTTAAATTGTTAGAAAGGCTTTTGGCATTCGACCCAAAGGATAGGCCATCAGCTGAGGAG GCATTAGCTGACCCTTATTTTAATGGCCTGGCTAAATTGGAAAGAGAACCCTCATGTCAGCCAATCCCAAAGATGGAGTTTGAGTTTGAGCGGCGCAAAGTGTCAAAGGAGGACATTAGGGAACTTATCTTTCAAGAAATATTGGAATATCATCCGCAGCTTCTCAAAGAGTATATCAATGAAACTGAAGGAGTAAACTTCCATTATCCAAG TGCTGTTGATCAAATAAGGGAGCAATTTGCCCACCTTGAGGAAAATGGTGGTAAAACCAAACCAGTATTTCCATTTGATAGGAAGCATGTTTCTCTCCCACG ATCGACCGTGGTGTGTTCTACTGCCATTCCTCCAAAGGAGTTTTGGGCATCATCCAAGAGAAGGCAATTCATAGATGATACATCCGAAAAGCCTGGAGAAACTGGATCTTTGCCTGTCAATTTAGCAAGCACCTCACAGTTGCCTCAGGGAATTCCATTTG CTAAACATGGGAGAGTGGTGGGTCCTAAGGCGCCAAGGAGGCTGGCAAGAAATCATGGCCTTCCACCACAGCCTGTCCCTTCTAATGTTTCCACAGAGCCTCCGACAATCCAGCATGGTCAGAAAGGAGGAATTCAGCAGTGGCAGAGAGGGTCCTGA